The window TCTTAAATCTATCTATAGAATTGCTATAATAATTACGATCATTCAAATTTGAAATTTGTAAACGTGGGGGAATGTAATGAGTTTAAATAGAAAAATGCCTGAACCACCTTATTATGCTGTGATTTTTTCCTCACGGCGAACAGATGGGGACAGAGGTTACGGAAAAATGTCCGATAAAATGGTAGAATTAGCTACTCAGCAGAAGGGTTTCTTAGGAGTGGAAAGTGCTCGTGATGAGGAATTAGGAATTACAGTTTCCTATTGGGATTCTTTAGAATCAATTCAAGCATGGAAAGAACACTCATTGCATAGTGTAGCACAAGAAAAAGGAATAAAAGAATGGTATAAAAGTTTTTCTCTTAGAGTTTGCAGAGTAGAAAGACATAATTTTTTTGAAATGTAATTTGAACATTTTCAAGTAAGATATAAAAAAGAGCGATTATATTCTAAATGTATCACGATTCTGAAACATTTGTGATGAGGGACTTTAGTTCTTATTATTAAGAATGTGCAAAGAACGAAGAATACGATCAGAAAGACAAAAAGGATGGATTTTCATATGACTAAATTACCAATCATTATAGACACAGATCCAGGAATTGATGATGCAATGATGCTAACTTTGGCATTTGCTAATGATGACATATTGGACATACGCTTAGTGACAACCTGTTCGGGTAACATTTCACAGGACAAAACAAATTACAACGCACGTACATTCTTAAGTTATATAGGCGCGAGTGTTGAAATTGCACGTGGTTTAGAAAAACCCATTTTCCGTGAACTAGAAGTGGCTGAAGATATCCATGGGGAAAGCGGTTTTGGGAATGTACAGTTTCCTGCGCCAACATTACCAGTAAGTAAACGCCCAGCAATTACAGCAATGCTGGAAACGATTATGACCAGCGATGAGAAAATAACAATAGTAGCAACTGGTCCATTAACGAATGTAGCGGCTTTGCTCCTTGCACATCCTGAAGTAAAACCAAAAATCGAGCGTATATCATGGATGGGCGGTGCTGCAGTAGGTGGGAATATGTCACCGATTGCGGAATTTAATGCGTATGTGGATCCACACGCTGTAGAAATAGTGTTCCGTTCGGGTATTCCAATTGTCATGAGTGGTTTGGATGTCACACATAAAGCATTTGTCACACCAAATGAAGCGAAAAGAATTTTAGATATTGGTGGTGAATTTGCGGAAAAAGCATATCAACTCGTGACATATTATTTTGATGTCATTAAGAAAACACCTTTCCATGAAGAAAATTATGATCAAGTGCTGCATTTCCACGATGTATGTGCCGTCATGTATTTACTTAGACCAGAATTATTTAAAGGACAAACCTGCTATGTTGAAGTCTCACTTGAAGGTATAACAGCTGGTGCTACAGTTGTTGATTATACGAATCGTACAGCTAAAGCTCCAAACGTACATGTTCTTCATTCAGTTAATCGCGAGGATTTTGTTGAAGAATTTATGAGGGCAGTTGACATAATTTCAAGCAGGTTGAGGGAAGTTTAGATCTCTATTTCGGATTTAACTATAGACTTTCCCAATATTTTCTACCAAATTAAAGTTAAAGAATTCCATAACCTGGATTGTTTTTGACTATGTTTCTTCTTTTTCTAAAAAAATAGTTTAACGTTCAACAATTAAGGCCATATTCTTGAACATCATCTAAGAAATTCTGTATAAAATATTGAAATATAAAGGCAGACTTGAGGCAGCCAACGAAATAGTACAGATGCATCGAATCTAATGATTCGATGCATTTGTTTTATAATTTATTATAAGATTCATCATCAACAGGTTCTAGCCATTCCGGCGTACCTGCAGTTATGGCAATGTGCTCAAACCAGCTGTCTTTTGTTGCACCATGCCAGTGTTTAACACCATCATGAGTAACATTCACATCTCCAGCTTTCAAGAATTGAGCGGGTTTTCCTTCTTCTTGGTACCATCCTTCGCCACCAGTTACTAATAAAATTTGGAACCCATTACGATGGATATGCCAGTTATTTCTGCAACCTGGTTCAAAGGTTACATTCCCTACACCAACATTCACTTCAGGGTCAGCAACTAATGATTTAAGATAACTTTGTCCCACAAAAAATTGTGCATAGGCTTCATTTTTCTCACCCATAGGGAAAATAACGCCATTTTTTACCTCTTCATGTTTAGCCATTGTAATTCCTCCAACTAACCTTGTTATTTTAGTTTTCCGCCAAATACTGGGAAGTAGCTATGCTCTCCATAATCCTGTATGCGTTCTAAGTTCTTTAAAGTCTCCATATCTGCATTGCTGATAGTAAAATCAAGCTCTGCATTGTTTCTCATGTGATTCGGATTTGCCGTTTTAGGAATTACTACAAGACCGAGCTGGATAGCATAACGTAGGCAAAGCTGGGCGACAGACACG is drawn from Lysinibacillus sp. SGAir0095 and contains these coding sequences:
- a CDS encoding cupin domain-containing protein, with the translated sequence MAKHEEVKNGVIFPMGEKNEAYAQFFVGQSYLKSLVADPEVNVGVGNVTFEPGCRNNWHIHRNGFQILLVTGGEGWYQEEGKPAQFLKAGDVNVTHDGVKHWHGATKDSWFEHIAITAGTPEWLEPVDDESYNKL
- a CDS encoding nucleoside hydrolase: MTKLPIIIDTDPGIDDAMMLTLAFANDDILDIRLVTTCSGNISQDKTNYNARTFLSYIGASVEIARGLEKPIFRELEVAEDIHGESGFGNVQFPAPTLPVSKRPAITAMLETIMTSDEKITIVATGPLTNVAALLLAHPEVKPKIERISWMGGAAVGGNMSPIAEFNAYVDPHAVEIVFRSGIPIVMSGLDVTHKAFVTPNEAKRILDIGGEFAEKAYQLVTYYFDVIKKTPFHEENYDQVLHFHDVCAVMYLLRPELFKGQTCYVEVSLEGITAGATVVDYTNRTAKAPNVHVLHSVNREDFVEEFMRAVDIISSRLREV
- a CDS encoding antibiotic biosynthesis monooxygenase — encoded protein: MSLNRKMPEPPYYAVIFSSRRTDGDRGYGKMSDKMVELATQQKGFLGVESARDEELGITVSYWDSLESIQAWKEHSLHSVAQEKGIKEWYKSFSLRVCRVERHNFFEM